One Pithys albifrons albifrons isolate INPA30051 chromosome 17, PitAlb_v1, whole genome shotgun sequence genomic window carries:
- the CCDC63 gene encoding coiled-coil domain-containing protein 63, giving the protein MWSLCRLIKGVTTCNPLPCPVVEVCPVQELRVQVVMSIPGAREEQELRKPSKSQDLSELSEYEKERRAKMEIRKLQTQYHHAAYKRKFYDAEIWRQIKAQQKAIDDLNQEHRHVSLMLSQIYSPNNVMLENRNRVKVQTLFQTKIQNEALIKERKAQLADLGRQVLELDKKITKQREITVRALQARNHKRLQEQIDALEFRLNRITVHYNTILTRINELREETRSLQIQKAIFDNYYWKYERQLTQQNRELDSSVEQATEDYEQWMEYLSKISDIREARYKDSIQYNIKMLELKCALHQECRLKNFYLTKCTDLSDLKEQAKQREALKAAELAKQSQAESYEVAYKRLLELSDGDIDQLLDDFVEKDRRFFILFAYGIRLNVRNEGLKQRIKDIQDDMAATTMEWEQAEATRVNVLQELEAKLTETIEEANHYEAKCKESSKLLGQLRSRMESLLTGLDCDTTKIVKPLGSSLLMLFGPVEEKIDDFLVLESLLRFTSIDRAHRSQSFISPMSGNSGLLWVLDRGKLCPIPPDLDSTDPGTAEEPLDKGQLRGMVIKRHEEQLANRPSMSKKKRRTLSKSPVRGK; this is encoded by the exons CCACCTGCaatcccctgccctgcccagtggTGGAGGTGTGCCCTGTCCAGGAGCTGAGGGTTCAGGTGGTGATGAGTATCCCAGgtgccagagaagagcaggagctg AGAAAACCCTCCAAGAGCCAGGACCTTTCGGAGCTCTCTGAGTatgagaaggagagaagggcTAAAATGGAGATCAGGAAGCTGCAGACACAGTATCATCACGCAGCGTACAAGAGGAAATTCTATGATGCCGAGATCTGGCGGCAGATAAAGGCTCAGCA AAAAGCAATAGATGATCTGAATCAAGAACACAGACATGTGTCATTAATGTTGAGCCAGATCTATTCCCCAAATAATGtgatgctggaaaacagaaatcGTGTGAAGGTTCAAACCCTTTTTCAGACCAAAATCCAGAACGAGGCCCTGATCAAAGAGAGAAAAGCCCAGTTAGCTGACCTGGGCAGGCAG GTGCTAGAGTTGGATAAAAAGATTACAAAGCAGAGAGAGATAACAGTGAGGGCACTGCAAGCAAGGAATCACAAACGGCTGCAGGAGCAGATCGATGCACTGGAGTTCCGTCTGAACCGA ATCACTGTGCATTACAACACCATCCTGACCCGGATCAACGAGCTCCGAGAGGAGACCAGGAGCCTGCAAATCCAGAAAGCCATTTTTGACAACTACTACTGGAAGTATGAGAGGCAGCTGACTCAGCAGAACAGGGAGTTGGACTCCTCTGTGGAACAAGCCACCGAAGACTACGAGCAGTG GATGGAGTACCTGTCAAAGATCTCAGACATCAGGGAGGCACGCTACAAGGACTCCATCCAGTACAACATCAAGATGCTGGAGCTGAAGTGTGCTCTTCACCAGGAGTGCAGACTGAAGAATTTCTATCTCACCAAATGCACAGATCTCTCTGATCTGAAGGAACAGGCCAAACAGAGAGAAG CTTTGAAGGCAGCTGAGTTGGCcaagcagagccaggcagagagTTATGAGGTGGCTTACAAGCGTCTGCTGGAGCTGTCAGATGGAGACATCGACCAGCTCTTGGATGACTTTGTGGAGAAGGACAGGAGATTCTTCATCCTCTTTGCCTATGGCATTAGGCTGAATGTCAGGAATGAGGGCCTGAAACAGAGGATCAAGGACATCCAG GACGACATGGCGGCCACCACGATGGAGTGGGAACAGGCAGAGGCAACCCGGGTTAAtgtcctgcaggagctggag GCAAAACTGACAGAAACCATTGAGGAAGCCAACCACTATGAAGCCAAATGCAAAGAGAGCAGCAAACTGCTGGGACAGCTCCGATCCCGCATGGAGTCTCTCCTGACAGGACTTGACTGTGACACAACAAAGATAGTGAAGCCGCTTGGGAGCAGCTTGCTGATGCTTTTTG GTCCCGTGGAGGAGAAGATTGACGACTTCCTGGTGCTGGAGTCGCTCCTGCGCTTCACGTCCATCGACCGCGCGCACCGGTCGCAGTCCTTCATCAGCCCCATGAGCGGGAACTCGGGGCTCCTCTGGGTGCTGGATCGGGGCAAGCTCTGCCCAATTCCCCCCGACCTGGACAGCACCGACCCCGGCACTG CGGAAGAGCCACTGGACAAGGGCCAGCTGCGTGGGATGGTTATCAAGAGGCACGAGGAGCAGTTGGCCAACCGCCCCAGCATGAGCAAGAAGAAGAGGAGAACCCTGTCAAAGAGCCCAGTACGGGGGAAGTAA
- the MYL2 gene encoding myosin regulatory light chain 2, ventricular/cardiac muscle isoform isoform X1, with translation MAPKKAKKRIEGANSNVFSMFEQAQIQEFKEAFTIMDQNRDGFIDKADLRDTFAALGRLNVKNEEIEEMIKEAPGPINFTVFLTMFGEKLKGADPEETILNAFKVFDPEGKGLKSAYIKEMLMTQGERFSQEEIDQMFAAFPPDMSGNLDYKNLVHVITHGEEKD, from the exons ATG GCACCCAAGAAAGCCAAGAAGAGGATTGAAGGTGCCAATTCcaatgtcttctccatgtttgagCAAGCCCAGATCCAGGAATTCAAAGAG GCATTCACCATCATGGATCAGAACCGGGATGGCTTCATCGACAAGGCGGATCTGAGAGACACATTTGCTGCCCTTG ggcGCCTGAACGTGAAGAACGAGGAGATCGAGGAGATGATAAAGGAGGCCCCTGGACCCATCAACTTCACCGTGTTTCTCACCATGTTTGGGGAGAAACTCAAAG GGGCCGACCCAGAGGAGACGATCCTGAACGCATTCAAGGTGTTTGATCCGGAGGGGAAAGGCCTGAAATCTGCCTA CATCAAAGAAATGCTGATGACACAGGGAGAGAGGTTTTCCCAGGAAGAG aTTGACCAGATGTTCGCAGCCTTCCCTCCAGACATGTCTGGCAACCTGGATTACAAGAACCTGGTCCATGTCATCACACACGGTGAAGAGAAGGACTAG
- the MYL2 gene encoding myosin regulatory light chain 2, ventricular/cardiac muscle isoform isoform X2: MDQNRDGFIDKADLRDTFAALGRLNVKNEEIEEMIKEAPGPINFTVFLTMFGEKLKGADPEETILNAFKVFDPEGKGLKSAYIKEMLMTQGERFSQEEIDQMFAAFPPDMSGNLDYKNLVHVITHGEEKD, from the exons ATGGATCAGAACCGGGATGGCTTCATCGACAAGGCGGATCTGAGAGACACATTTGCTGCCCTTG ggcGCCTGAACGTGAAGAACGAGGAGATCGAGGAGATGATAAAGGAGGCCCCTGGACCCATCAACTTCACCGTGTTTCTCACCATGTTTGGGGAGAAACTCAAAG GGGCCGACCCAGAGGAGACGATCCTGAACGCATTCAAGGTGTTTGATCCGGAGGGGAAAGGCCTGAAATCTGCCTA CATCAAAGAAATGCTGATGACACAGGGAGAGAGGTTTTCCCAGGAAGAG aTTGACCAGATGTTCGCAGCCTTCCCTCCAGACATGTCTGGCAACCTGGATTACAAGAACCTGGTCCATGTCATCACACACGGTGAAGAGAAGGACTAG